Proteins from a genomic interval of Lysobacter stagni:
- a CDS encoding c-type cytochrome, translating to MRNYDLEFLKKFSMVIVFLMVVTVGLIITAMIVHSQIPAEVNPDVAKRTQQRIQPVGAVYAGSTGAAAQQAAAAAAAAQAASQVAYGGTTDGSVIFNNLCTGCHTSGAGGAPTLDKAHWADRITKGADTLHKHAIEGFTGTAGVMPAKGGNPALTNEQVIATVDWMLANLK from the coding sequence GTGCGCAACTACGACCTTGAATTCCTGAAGAAATTCTCGATGGTGATCGTGTTCCTGATGGTGGTCACCGTCGGGCTGATCATCACGGCGATGATCGTTCACAGCCAGATTCCGGCTGAAGTGAACCCCGACGTCGCCAAGCGCACGCAGCAGCGCATCCAGCCGGTCGGCGCGGTGTACGCCGGCAGCACCGGCGCCGCTGCCCAGCAGGCCGCCGCCGCGGCTGCCGCCGCGCAGGCCGCTTCGCAGGTTGCCTACGGCGGCACGACCGACGGTTCGGTGATCTTCAACAACCTGTGCACCGGCTGCCACACCTCCGGCGCCGGCGGCGCTCCGACGCTGGACAAGGCCCATTGGGCCGACCGCATCACCAAGGGTGCCGACACGCTGCACAAGCACGCCATCGAAGGCTTCACCGGCACCGCCGGCGTGATGCCTGCCAAGGGCGGCAACCCGGCCCTCACCAACGAGCAGGTCATCGCGACCGTCGACTGGATGCTGGCCAACCTGAAGTAA
- the zapE gene encoding cell division protein ZapE, whose translation MNATHAAANAAPSTAAPSASYDAGVARGDWNEDPAQRPALRELDRLHAALLDPPRRGLLDGLFGKKPEPPLGLYLWGGVGRGKTFLIDLFYDALPFEGKRRTHFHRFMREVHAQLRAHAGQSDPLASIAREWGRTLRVLVLDEFFVNDIGDAMLLGRLLERLFAEGVALVTTSNTEPKHLYKDGLQRDSFLPAIALIQKHCKVLYLDSAQDYRLRALTRSPVYRAPLDAASDTWLGERWHELAAACPREQGPLVIEGRQIPVRALAEGHAWLHFAALCEGPRAASDYIEIATEYHTVLVGGIPLFDGRNDDPARRFVHLIDELYDRHVNLVCTAAAAPTALYTGTKLAHAFERTASRLIEMQSAEYLALEHRG comes from the coding sequence ATGAACGCAACGCACGCGGCCGCGAACGCCGCACCTTCGACCGCCGCGCCGTCGGCGAGCTACGACGCCGGCGTGGCGCGCGGCGACTGGAATGAAGATCCCGCGCAACGTCCCGCGCTGCGCGAGCTGGACCGCCTGCACGCCGCGCTGCTGGATCCACCCCGGCGCGGTCTGCTCGACGGCCTGTTCGGCAAGAAGCCCGAGCCGCCGCTGGGCCTGTACCTGTGGGGCGGCGTGGGACGCGGCAAGACGTTCCTGATCGACCTGTTCTACGACGCGCTCCCGTTCGAAGGGAAGCGTCGCACGCACTTCCACCGCTTCATGCGCGAAGTGCATGCGCAGTTGCGTGCGCACGCCGGGCAGAGCGATCCGCTGGCCAGCATCGCCCGCGAGTGGGGGCGCACGCTGCGCGTGCTGGTGCTGGACGAGTTCTTCGTCAACGACATCGGCGACGCGATGTTGCTGGGCCGCCTGCTTGAACGCCTGTTCGCCGAGGGCGTGGCACTGGTCACCACCTCCAACACCGAGCCCAAGCACCTCTACAAGGACGGCCTGCAGCGCGACAGCTTCCTGCCCGCGATCGCGCTGATCCAGAAACATTGCAAGGTGCTGTACCTGGACAGTGCGCAGGACTACCGCCTGCGTGCGCTCACGCGATCGCCCGTGTATCGCGCGCCGCTCGATGCGGCCTCGGACACCTGGCTGGGCGAACGCTGGCACGAACTGGCCGCCGCTTGTCCGCGCGAGCAGGGACCGCTGGTGATCGAGGGCCGGCAGATCCCGGTACGCGCGCTGGCCGAAGGGCATGCATGGCTACACTTCGCCGCCTTGTGCGAGGGTCCGCGCGCGGCCAGCGACTACATCGAGATCGCCACCGAGTACCACACGGTGCTGGTCGGCGGCATTCCGTTGTTCGACGGCCGCAACGACGATCCCGCGCGCCGCTTCGTGCACCTGATCGACGAACTGTACGACCGCCACGTCAACCTGGTCTGCACGGCCGCCGCCGCGCCGACGGCGCTATACACGGGCACGAAGCTCGCGCACGCGTTCGAGCGCACCGCCTCGCGCCTGATCGAGATGCAGTCGGCCGAGTACCTGGCGTTGGAGCATCGGGGCTGA
- the bioB gene encoding biotin synthase BioB, with protein MTAVSQTPAAEPRHDWSRAEVRALFDLPFPELLHRAGSVHRQHFDPAQVQVSTLLSIKTGGCPEDCGYCPQAARYHTGVEATKLMSTEAVLEKARQAKAAGASRFCMGAAWRSPKDRDIPKVAAMISEVKALGLETCATLGMLSGDQARALREAGLDYYNHNLDTAPEFYNQVIHTREVQDRLDTLGHVRDAGMKTCCGGIVGMGESRDQRAGLLQTLANLPAHPDSVPINRLVQVEGTPLAGTAELDPFEFVRTIAVARLLMPRSMVRLSAGRESMNDELQALCFLAGANSIFYGEKLLTTGNPDTERDMALFARLGLHPMPLVQEQDSGGKTVHADIVESQRCCAA; from the coding sequence ATGACTGCTGTCAGCCAGACCCCCGCCGCCGAGCCGCGCCACGACTGGTCCCGCGCCGAGGTCCGCGCGCTGTTCGACCTGCCGTTCCCGGAGCTGCTCCATCGCGCCGGCAGCGTCCATCGCCAGCACTTCGATCCCGCGCAGGTCCAGGTCAGCACGCTGCTGTCGATCAAGACCGGCGGCTGCCCGGAGGATTGCGGCTACTGCCCGCAGGCCGCGCGCTATCACACCGGCGTGGAAGCCACGAAGCTGATGAGCACCGAGGCCGTGCTGGAGAAGGCGCGCCAGGCCAAGGCCGCCGGCGCCTCACGCTTCTGCATGGGCGCGGCCTGGCGCTCGCCGAAGGACCGCGACATCCCGAAGGTGGCGGCCATGATCTCGGAAGTGAAGGCGCTGGGCCTGGAGACCTGCGCCACGCTGGGCATGCTCTCGGGCGACCAGGCGCGCGCCCTGCGCGAGGCCGGGCTGGACTACTACAACCACAACCTGGACACCGCGCCGGAGTTCTACAACCAGGTCATCCACACCCGCGAGGTGCAGGACCGGCTGGACACCCTCGGCCACGTCCGCGACGCCGGCATGAAGACCTGCTGCGGCGGCATCGTCGGCATGGGCGAGAGCCGGGACCAGCGCGCCGGGCTACTGCAGACGCTGGCCAACCTGCCGGCGCATCCGGATTCGGTTCCGATCAACCGGCTGGTCCAGGTAGAAGGCACGCCGCTGGCTGGAACGGCCGAGCTGGACCCCTTCGAATTTGTGCGCACCATCGCAGTTGCACGCCTGCTGATGCCCCGTTCGATGGTCCGGCTCTCGGCCGGCCGCGAGTCGATGAACGACGAGTTGCAGGCCCTTTGCTTCCTCGCCGGTGCGAATTCCATCTTCTACGGCGAGAAATTGCTGACGACCGGTAATCCCGACACCGAGCGCGATATGGCATTGTTTGCCCGACTGGGGCTGCATCCGATGCCCCTGGTCCAAGAGCAGGATTCCGGGGGGAAAACCGTCCATGCCGACATCGTCGAATCGCAGCGCTGCTGCGCTGCGTAA
- a CDS encoding alpha/beta hydrolase yields the protein MTSPAFPNEATATLMLDGPAGVLETIVEAAEAPPRNAVAVVCHPLPTDGGTMHNKVVTMTARALRESGIATVRFNFRGTGASSGSFDQGRGEAEDLRAVVAWVRAQRPGAKLWLAGFSFGSYITLKCAAELHPSMLISIAPPAAGRNWDFSTIAPPECPWLVIQGEADEIVDPQAVYAWIDSLKGLRQPPELVKMPDTSHFFHRRLIDLRGAIKHGVKPYLPPELPQGA from the coding sequence ATGACCAGCCCCGCCTTCCCGAACGAGGCCACCGCGACGCTGATGCTCGACGGCCCGGCCGGCGTGCTCGAAACCATCGTCGAGGCCGCAGAGGCGCCGCCGCGCAATGCCGTGGCCGTCGTCTGCCATCCGCTGCCCACCGACGGCGGCACGATGCACAACAAGGTGGTGACGATGACCGCGCGCGCGCTGCGCGAGTCGGGCATCGCCACGGTGCGCTTCAACTTCCGCGGCACGGGCGCCTCCAGCGGCAGCTTCGACCAGGGCCGTGGCGAGGCAGAGGACCTGCGCGCCGTCGTCGCGTGGGTGCGCGCGCAGCGTCCGGGCGCGAAGCTGTGGCTGGCCGGTTTCAGCTTCGGTTCCTACATCACCCTCAAGTGCGCGGCGGAGCTGCATCCGTCGATGTTGATCTCGATCGCGCCGCCGGCCGCCGGCCGCAACTGGGACTTCAGCACGATCGCACCGCCGGAATGCCCGTGGCTGGTGATCCAGGGCGAAGCCGACGAGATCGTCGACCCGCAGGCGGTGTATGCGTGGATCGACAGCCTCAAGGGCCTACGCCAACCGCCGGAGCTGGTGAAGATGCCCGACACCAGCCACTTCTTCCATCGCCGCCTCATCGACCTGCGCGGCGCGATCAAGCATGGCGTGAAGCCGTACCTTCCGCCGGAACTCCCGCAGGGCGCATGA
- a CDS encoding Rid family hydrolase — protein sequence MRRLCLSIVLLCFVNAVHAQSATREHFAPKGWEGSYHGLHYTPVVRIGDRVIVSGIPAAEGDTEEAKIRWAFQQMQAHLEAAGASMADVVELQSFHVAKDHDEFRRRIEPVLKVHREFFKDHYPAWTAVGTTALYSSDAPMEIRAEAVIGSGARARADIPKPPAGAP from the coding sequence ATGCGTCGTCTGTGCCTGTCGATCGTGTTGTTGTGTTTCGTCAATGCCGTCCACGCCCAGTCGGCCACGCGCGAACACTTCGCGCCCAAGGGCTGGGAGGGGTCCTACCACGGCCTGCATTACACGCCGGTCGTGCGCATCGGCGACCGCGTGATCGTGTCCGGCATTCCGGCGGCGGAAGGCGATACCGAAGAGGCGAAGATCCGCTGGGCCTTCCAGCAGATGCAGGCGCACCTTGAAGCGGCGGGCGCCAGCATGGCCGACGTGGTGGAGCTGCAGAGCTTCCATGTCGCGAAGGACCACGATGAGTTTCGTCGCCGCATCGAGCCGGTGCTGAAGGTGCATCGCGAATTCTTCAAGGACCACTACCCGGCATGGACCGCGGTGGGAACCACCGCGCTGTACTCGAGCGACGCACCGATGGAGATCCGGGCCGAGGCGGTCATCGGTTCGGGTGCGCGGGCGCGCGCGGATATCCCGAAGCCGCCGGCGGGCGCGCCGTAG
- a CDS encoding ExeM/NucH family extracellular endonuclease, whose protein sequence is MTRPLPYRPAALLLAPCLLLGCSTLPGTRATPIGEVQGHDAQSSRIGQTVTVEGVITALTADGWYVQDRGDGDDATSDALFVHGPATAAVGDRVRVSGIVAELDAGKGSTRTALEQTQTVRLGTGAVTPTPITAAPDDWERLEGMRVRIDTPLSLADTGDFERHARVMASLDGRLWQPSERAEPGSDAAAAIVAHNARNMLWLEAGGDAEHWPDGLAHARSGSRIDGAIGIIDQAAKGEYRLSLTAQPTLQPEPRPQPPQVPGDVRIAALNLENLFNGDGQGGGFPTLRGARTPDELARQLAKHVATIRGLDADVVALMELENDGYGPESSLAALVDALNAGGGHWRFVRVAAGPGDNAIRVGLIYRDDRVRTQGKPALLEGGPFGEHSRVPLAQAFVPMKGGRVDGSPFVIVANHLKSKGCTEAQGADRDQHDGAGCWNATRVASAQKLDAWLATDPTGQGRERVLIVGDLNAYAREAPVRALVDAGWRDAFDVVGAQAPYSYVYDGRIGRLDHALLSPGFAARLRGAVEWHGNADEPESSGYRVGGEGPWRSSDHDPLLLGFDLRRAP, encoded by the coding sequence ATGACCCGTCCCCTTCCCTACCGTCCTGCCGCCCTGCTGCTGGCGCCCTGCCTGCTGCTTGGCTGTTCCACCCTGCCGGGCACGCGCGCCACCCCCATCGGCGAGGTGCAGGGCCACGACGCGCAAAGCAGTCGGATCGGTCAGACGGTCACCGTCGAAGGCGTGATCACCGCGCTCACGGCCGACGGCTGGTACGTGCAGGATCGCGGCGACGGCGACGACGCCACCTCCGACGCGCTCTTCGTGCACGGCCCCGCCACCGCAGCCGTGGGCGACCGCGTGCGGGTGAGCGGCATCGTCGCCGAACTGGACGCCGGCAAGGGCAGCACGCGCACCGCGCTGGAACAGACGCAGACGGTGCGCCTGGGCACCGGCGCCGTCACGCCGACGCCCATCACCGCCGCCCCCGACGACTGGGAGCGCCTGGAAGGCATGCGCGTGCGCATCGACACACCGCTGTCGCTGGCAGATACGGGCGATTTCGAGCGCCACGCCCGCGTGATGGCCAGCCTCGACGGCCGCCTGTGGCAGCCCAGCGAACGTGCCGAACCCGGCAGCGACGCCGCGGCGGCCATCGTGGCGCACAACGCGCGCAACATGCTTTGGCTGGAAGCAGGCGGCGACGCAGAGCATTGGCCCGACGGCCTCGCCCATGCGCGCAGCGGCAGCCGCATCGACGGCGCCATCGGCATCATCGATCAGGCCGCGAAGGGCGAGTACCGCCTGTCGCTCACCGCGCAACCAACGCTGCAGCCCGAGCCGCGTCCGCAACCGCCGCAGGTGCCGGGCGACGTGCGCATCGCCGCACTCAATCTGGAGAACCTGTTCAACGGCGACGGCCAGGGCGGCGGCTTCCCGACGCTCCGCGGCGCGCGCACGCCGGACGAACTGGCGCGGCAGCTGGCCAAGCACGTCGCCACGATCCGCGGTCTCGATGCCGACGTGGTCGCGCTGATGGAACTGGAGAACGACGGCTACGGGCCGGAGTCGAGTCTCGCCGCGCTGGTCGATGCACTCAACGCAGGCGGCGGTCACTGGCGTTTCGTGCGCGTCGCCGCCGGCCCGGGCGACAACGCCATCCGCGTCGGACTCATCTACCGCGACGACCGCGTGCGCACGCAGGGCAAGCCCGCGCTGCTGGAAGGCGGCCCGTTCGGCGAACACAGCCGCGTTCCACTGGCACAGGCGTTCGTTCCGATGAAGGGCGGGCGCGTCGACGGGTCGCCCTTCGTCATCGTCGCCAACCACCTCAAGTCGAAAGGCTGCACCGAGGCGCAAGGCGCCGACCGCGACCAGCACGACGGCGCCGGCTGCTGGAACGCCACGCGCGTCGCGTCCGCGCAAAAGCTCGACGCCTGGCTCGCCACCGATCCGACCGGCCAGGGTCGCGAGCGCGTGCTGATCGTGGGCGACCTCAACGCCTACGCACGCGAAGCGCCGGTCCGCGCGCTGGTCGATGCCGGCTGGCGCGACGCCTTCGACGTGGTCGGCGCGCAAGCCCCCTACAGCTACGTCTACGACGGACGCATCGGCCGGCTCGACCACGCCCTGCTCAGCCCCGGTTTCGCGGCACGCCTGCGCGGCGCGGTCGAGTGGCACGGCAACGCCGACGAACCCGAGTCCTCCGGCTACCGCGTCGGCGGCGAAGGCCCGTGGCGCAGTTCCGATCACGATCCGCTGCTGCTCGGTTTCGACCTGCGCCGCGCCCCGTGA
- a CDS encoding APC family permease has protein sequence MTDESPAPSKATLRGEAALVRALGPFQLGASIINIIVGAGIFMLPALLAARLGAVAPLAFVAGAAAIVPIALCFAAVGSRAVATGGPYTYVGAAFGPFAGFLVGALMWICNVTSSAGVAAALATQLQQVAPVLTQPTPRAILIAGVYSALFALNAFGVKLGARMIVGLAALKLTPLFLLASVGLFFIDWSHVSFDWRAVPSWEALGSSLVLVVFAYAGMETALVPTGEVRDPSRHVPRATLTAILIVVLLYIGIQAACQGALGTGLTGRAAPVADAAGALWQPARTLLLVTAGVSMLGFLMGNLFSSSRLLFALGRDGFLPRAFGIVDARHRVPMLGLFAHAGIAVALAVVGTFETMALISGGAICLVFAAVAAAAWRAQRMGLRGHGEPMVLPLGGFVPVLAMLTMAAILATLSAQEWLAIALSLTALVIVYAVLAALRGRSARTSRI, from the coding sequence ATGACGGACGAGAGCCCCGCGCCATCCAAGGCCACCCTGCGCGGCGAGGCCGCGTTGGTTCGAGCGCTGGGGCCGTTCCAGCTCGGGGCGTCCATCATCAACATCATCGTCGGCGCCGGCATCTTCATGCTGCCGGCACTGCTCGCCGCGCGCCTGGGCGCAGTCGCGCCGCTGGCGTTCGTCGCCGGTGCCGCGGCCATCGTGCCGATCGCGCTGTGCTTCGCCGCCGTCGGCAGCCGCGCCGTGGCGACAGGCGGCCCGTACACGTACGTCGGCGCCGCCTTCGGCCCGTTCGCGGGATTCCTGGTCGGCGCGCTGATGTGGATCTGCAATGTGACGTCCAGCGCCGGCGTGGCCGCCGCGCTGGCCACCCAGCTGCAGCAGGTCGCGCCCGTGCTGACGCAGCCAACGCCGCGCGCGATCCTGATCGCGGGCGTCTACTCCGCGCTGTTCGCGCTCAATGCGTTCGGCGTGAAGCTGGGCGCACGGATGATCGTGGGCCTTGCGGCGCTGAAGCTGACGCCGCTGTTCCTGCTGGCCTCGGTGGGCCTGTTCTTCATCGACTGGTCGCACGTGAGTTTCGATTGGCGTGCGGTGCCGTCGTGGGAAGCGCTGGGTTCATCGCTGGTGCTGGTCGTATTCGCCTACGCCGGCATGGAAACCGCGCTGGTGCCGACGGGCGAGGTGCGCGATCCGTCGCGCCACGTGCCACGTGCGACGCTGACCGCGATCCTCATCGTCGTGTTGCTCTACATCGGCATCCAGGCCGCCTGCCAGGGTGCGTTGGGCACTGGCCTGACGGGCAGGGCCGCGCCGGTCGCCGACGCCGCCGGTGCGCTGTGGCAGCCGGCGCGCACGCTGTTGCTGGTCACAGCGGGCGTGTCGATGCTCGGTTTCCTGATGGGCAATCTGTTCTCGTCCTCGCGCCTGCTGTTCGCGCTGGGCCGCGACGGCTTCCTGCCGCGCGCGTTCGGCATCGTCGATGCGCGTCACCGCGTGCCGATGCTGGGTCTGTTCGCGCATGCGGGCATCGCGGTCGCATTGGCGGTGGTGGGCACGTTCGAAACCATGGCGCTGATCTCCGGCGGCGCCATCTGCCTCGTGTTCGCTGCGGTCGCCGCGGCGGCGTGGCGCGCGCAACGCATGGGCCTGCGCGGTCACGGCGAACCGATGGTGCTGCCGCTCGGCGGCTTCGTGCCGGTGCTGGCGATGCTCACCATGGCCGCGATCCTCGCGACGCTGAGCGCGCAGGAGTGGCTGGCGATCGCGCTGTCGCTGACCGCGCTGGTGATCGTCTATGCGGTGCTCGCAGCGCTGCGCGGACGGTCCGCCCGCACCAGCCGGATCTGA
- a CDS encoding ComF family protein translates to MAHGVDSRDRFAWHRWLPTRCLICSERGSNGLDLCTNCREKLPYMHAACGRCAMPLPQPSPACGRCLRRPPPQTRAHAAFVYCAPLDRLLPRAKFHGDLAAIALLGRLTAQALADADRPQALVPLPLHAGRLRQRGYDQALELARPLSRWLHLPLRDDVLLRVRATSPQSRLDATARQRNLRQAFAVRPRAALPSHVALVDDVMTTGATVRSAAHALLRAGVSRVDVWVCARVP, encoded by the coding sequence ATGGCGCACGGAGTTGACAGCCGCGACCGCTTCGCGTGGCACCGATGGCTGCCCACGCGCTGCCTGATCTGCAGCGAACGTGGTTCCAACGGCCTTGATCTCTGCACAAATTGCCGTGAAAAACTGCCGTACATGCACGCGGCCTGTGGCCGTTGCGCGATGCCCCTACCCCAGCCCAGCCCCGCCTGCGGACGCTGCCTGCGGCGACCGCCCCCTCAAACCCGGGCCCACGCCGCGTTCGTCTACTGCGCTCCGCTCGACCGGCTGCTGCCCCGGGCAAAATTCCATGGCGACCTTGCCGCGATCGCGTTGCTCGGTCGGCTGACGGCCCAGGCGCTGGCCGATGCGGACCGGCCACAGGCCCTGGTGCCGTTGCCGCTGCATGCCGGGCGGCTGCGCCAGCGCGGCTACGACCAGGCCCTGGAACTCGCGCGCCCGCTCTCCCGTTGGCTGCATCTGCCGCTGCGCGACGATGTGCTGCTTCGTGTGCGCGCCACCTCGCCGCAATCGCGACTGGACGCCACCGCACGGCAGCGCAACCTGCGCCAGGCGTTCGCGGTTCGCCCGCGCGCTGCGTTGCCGTCGCACGTGGCCCTGGTGGACGACGTCATGACCACCGGCGCCACCGTGCGTTCGGCGGCGCACGCACTTCTGCGCGCTGGCGTGTCGCGGGTGGACGTGTGGGTTTGCGCGCGCGTGCCGTGA
- a CDS encoding HdeD family acid-resistance protein encodes MSAGLFAGLGRSWWVLVLYGVIAVLFGIFAFVWPAKTAVAMAWAFGVMALAEGILSVFALFRREVTVSRGWLALYALASIVFGLLGVIHPVATAGVLLLFVAAWLIVAGVYRIVLAIRIRKEITGEWMIALSGVLAIILGGMFVASPAAGLITVALWMGLGAIVYGVLQIMAGFRLRTLGTVL; translated from the coding sequence ATGAGCGCAGGTCTGTTCGCCGGTCTGGGGCGCAGCTGGTGGGTGCTGGTGCTGTACGGCGTGATCGCCGTGCTGTTCGGCATCTTCGCCTTCGTATGGCCCGCGAAAACCGCTGTCGCGATGGCCTGGGCCTTCGGTGTGATGGCGCTGGCCGAGGGCATCCTCAGCGTGTTCGCGCTGTTCCGGCGCGAGGTCACGGTGTCGCGCGGGTGGCTGGCGCTGTACGCACTGGCGTCGATCGTGTTCGGGCTGCTGGGCGTGATCCACCCGGTCGCCACCGCGGGCGTGCTGCTGTTGTTCGTAGCCGCATGGCTGATCGTCGCGGGTGTGTACCGCATCGTGCTGGCCATCCGCATCCGCAAGGAAATCACGGGCGAATGGATGATCGCGCTCAGCGGCGTGCTGGCGATCATCCTCGGCGGGATGTTCGTCGCCTCGCCCGCCGCCGGGCTGATCACCGTGGCGCTGTGGATGGGACTGGGCGCGATCGTCTACGGCGTGCTGCAGATCATGGCGGGCTTCCGCCTGCGCACGCTGGGAACGGTGCTGTAA
- the ubiA gene encoding 4-hydroxybenzoate octaprenyltransferase, whose product MSYERFQIPLAPSLRSRLALYWQLVRGDRPIGWLLLLWPTWWGLWLAAGGVPPLWTLFVFSAGVWLTRSAGCVINDYADRWLDPHVERTKGRPLATGAVRGREALALFAVLMLAAFGLVLTLNRLTILMSFVGVALAASYPYLKRYTHLPQVYLGLSFGWGIPMAFAAVRGEVPALAWLLYAANIVWSTAYDTWYAMVDREDDLRMGSKSTAILFGEMDLIAQGVLYALFFVALVLVGQRAQMGVYYWAGLATALALVAYEFAIARGRDRAACFRAFLHNHWVGLVVFAGIAVDLAMRPVVVAA is encoded by the coding sequence ATGAGCTACGAACGCTTTCAAATCCCCCTGGCCCCGTCATTGCGCTCGCGCCTGGCGCTGTACTGGCAGCTGGTCCGTGGCGACCGTCCCATCGGCTGGCTGCTGCTGCTGTGGCCGACCTGGTGGGGCCTGTGGCTGGCCGCCGGGGGCGTGCCGCCGCTGTGGACGCTGTTCGTCTTCAGCGCGGGCGTGTGGCTGACCCGTTCGGCCGGCTGCGTGATCAACGACTACGCCGACCGCTGGCTGGATCCGCACGTGGAGCGCACCAAGGGCCGGCCGCTGGCCACCGGTGCGGTGCGTGGCCGCGAGGCGCTGGCGCTGTTCGCTGTGCTGATGCTGGCGGCTTTCGGGCTGGTGCTCACGCTCAACCGGCTGACGATCCTGATGAGCTTCGTGGGCGTCGCCCTGGCGGCCAGCTATCCGTACCTGAAGCGCTACACCCATCTGCCGCAGGTGTACCTGGGGCTCTCGTTCGGCTGGGGCATCCCGATGGCGTTCGCGGCGGTGCGCGGTGAAGTGCCCGCGCTGGCCTGGCTGCTGTACGCAGCCAACATCGTGTGGTCCACCGCCTACGACACCTGGTACGCGATGGTCGACCGCGAGGACGACCTGCGCATGGGCAGCAAGTCCACTGCGATCCTGTTCGGCGAGATGGACCTCATCGCGCAGGGCGTGCTGTACGCGTTGTTCTTCGTGGCCCTGGTGCTGGTGGGGCAGCGCGCGCAGATGGGCGTGTACTACTGGGCCGGCCTGGCCACCGCGCTGGCGTTGGTGGCCTATGAGTTCGCGATCGCGCGCGGCCGCGACCGCGCGGCATGTTTCCGCGCGTTCCTGCACAACCACTGGGTCGGGCTGGTGGTGTTCGCCGGTATCGCGGTCGATCTGGCGATGCGACCCGTGGTGGTGGCGGCCTGA